The Portunus trituberculatus isolate SZX2019 chromosome 19, ASM1759143v1, whole genome shotgun sequence genome contains a region encoding:
- the LOC123506299 gene encoding uncharacterized protein LOC123506299 yields the protein MARAGFLVVLVALVVLAAAVCQARYLPTRADDSRLDEIRELLRELLERTAEGGVGGSSSSSGRMAYDKRFLFKRAAPVEVAGAEVVEPLMNLPQ from the exons ATGGCGCGGGCCGGAttcctggtggtgctggtggcgctGGTTGTGTTGGCGGCGGCAGTGTGTCAAGCCCGCTACCTCCCCACCAGGGCAGATGATTCTCGCCTCGACGAAATTAGGGAGCTGCTGAGGGAG CTGCTGGAGAGGACGGCTGAAGGCGGCgtgggcggcagcagcagcagcagcggcaggatGGCTTATGACAAGAGGTTCCTGTTCAAGCGAGCCGCCCCCGTGGAGGTCGCCGGCGCAGAGGTGGTGGAGCCCCTCATGAACCTACCACAGtaa